CATGTCGCCCCTCCGGGGCTTGCAAGGTTGTCCTCCGATGATTTATGAAAAAGCACCTAAAAATGCTCTGAAAATAACGCATCCTATTTCAAAGTAGCAACTTAGGTTAANNNNNNNNNNNNNNNNNNNNNNNNNNNNNNNNNNNNNNNNNNNNNNNNNCAATAATCCACCTCTTTTACAGATGAAAAATGATTAAAGCGAACTCACATTTTATTATCAAACTCACGTTAGGTTACTTTAAGATGAGCATCTTGCGCAGGAGCGACAGATGATCCGCCTGGAGTTGATAGAAATAGATACCGCTCGCAACGCGTTCACCAACAGCGTTTCTGCCGTCCCAATACGCCGCACGACTTTGACTCGTGTAGTAGCCTTCACGTTGATGTCCGAGATCCAAATGCCGGATGACGGTGCCGCGTGTGTCATAGATAGTGATTGTTACCTTACTGGGGTTCGATAAGTGATACGGTATCCATGTCTCTGGGTTGAATGGATTCGGATAGTTCGGAAGCAATGCTGTCTCTTCTGGAATCAGCGATGCTAAAAGGCGTTGAAGGTTCGCAATGCCTTGTTGGAAAACAACAGAACCGTCATCTTCAAGTTGTGCCTGCTCTATCCACGCCTGTATTATCGCAGGATCCAATCCGTGTATATCGTCCATAGATAGCATTGAAGGGGCAGCTAAGCCGTTTGATTCACCCATATTCTGGGAAACAAGAATGAGGTCCAAGATGTTAACAATTCCGTCGCCATTTAGGTCAACATCGGAGTTGGCGGGGACAGTTTTTCCAAGGTAGCGAGCCACAAGCACCATATCCAGAATGCTTACCTGACCATCCCGATTCACATCTCCGGTAGTCTGTTCCCCACCTACAGTAATGACGACCTCATGCGGTCCTGCATCGATGGACTTACCGGTGATAGAAGCGAGTTGAAAGTTATCGAGTCTCAATTGCGTTTGTCCAGGTGCTTTTGCCGTAAATGTTACCGACAACAGCGTGCCAGTGCCACTGACACCGTCTTCGCCGAGTCGCGCTGCACTCAGACCTTTAATCTTACCCGACCGATTATCAACCGTTCCTCTCTGAAAGAAGGTCGTTTCGCCACCTGTTTTCAGGAAGTCGCCTTCGTTGATTTCAACTGCTTCAAGCACAGTGGGGTCATAAGCCATATCAAATTGCCACCCCGCTAAATTGTAGATGTCTTCTGCCCGAATTTCAAGCGTGAAGGTATCGCTGGCATCGATGATAGGTTGGGAAAACGCGTATCCGACACGCGGGTTTAACACGATATACTCTGCTTCAGGGTTAAACCCCCAAAAACCGTTACCCCCCGTTCGTGTTGCAACTAACAAGACATTTACGCCCTCTTTGAGCGTAACAGGAACGAAATGTTGGTAATCCGCACCACGTGTCCCCTGAAGTTTCTCATGGACCAAAGTGCCGTTGAGCCACGCTTTACCGCCACCGTCATTACCGGCAAACAGCGTTACCTCTTGTTGCCGGGGTGAATACAGGACGATACATCCATAAATAACACCGGGCATAAAAGGACCTGCTAACACCTCCTCTGTTAACACCTCCGCCATGTTATTCCGCCCTGTAGTCGGTATTTTGTCGGAATACCAGACACTATTTCCAACAGGATTCCCTTCAGTCGCGCCATGGGTTGAAACCTTCAGTTCTGTTACCTTGCCACCACTCGCTTCTGCGAGAACATCTAAATGTTCGAGAAGATCATCTGTTGGGTGCTCCAGCTTCCCGACAACAGCACTTCTAACATCTGCTTCTGGCACGAACACCCATAACCAGGGACCCTCTATTTTGGGACCGCCTTGCGGAAAACCTGGATTGGTGTGATTAATGATCGTTACATCCTCGCTGAATCCATCTAAAGGCGAAAGGTCGGATATCATATTTCCGCCAACGTGCAGCCATGTTAAGTTCTTTAACTTTGTAACGGGCGATACATCCACTATTCTGTTTTCTGAAAGCTCCAGCCACTTCAAACCGGTCAACTCAACTAAGGGCGATATATCCGATAGGGGATTGCCTGCAACACGTAAGCGTGTTAACCCGGTTAATTTCGCCACGGGTGAAACATCCGATATCCCGCCTCCCAGAAGATACAGTTCTTTCAAATTCTTTGCACCCTCCAGGGTTGATATATCAAGATCCCCACCACAAATATCTATGATCTCGAGATCTACGAGTGGCGACAGGTCGAACAAAGGGTTGCCCCAAGAATCAAACTCCTTCAAGTTCGGCAATCCCGCCAGAGGTGAGAGATCGGATATGTTGTTATGACTAATCCGTACCTCTCTAAGATTTTTTAATCCTGTCAGCGGCGATAAGTCACTTATTTCATTGGCACTGATATCTAAGAGATCCAGTTTCGTTAATCCCGCCAGTGGAGATAAGTCAGATATTTGGTTTCCCTCAATTTTTAACCATTCCAAATTTGTTGCGAACTCAAGTCCGGTCAAATCGCTGATGCCCTTTTCTTCAGGAGAAATCTGATGTAACCTCGTCATCTCTTCCACTGTAATTGGGGTGTTTGGTGTTTTTCCGAGATTTTCTTCAATGAACGCACGCAAATTCGGGTCGGGGATGTAGACAGATGCCCCAGGGATGCGTTCCGTCTGCTGGTCAAGGGAAATAGCGACGTCAGGGAAATCCAACGCAAACACGATTTCACTAAACTTCGATGTCCATGTATCTCTTTTCATCGTGCCATTTTCTAAGACTAACACCCCTAAATTTTTCAAATTCGCGGAGGCACGCATCCTTTTGAGAAACGCTTCGGTCTCCAACCCAACGGCGGCAGCGGCATGCGCCGCATCAACCGGTCTTTGAAACGCCTCGTAGAACCGCTGAACGGGTTCGATCCCGCCAAACACGTCGCCTGTCGCTTCAAGTGCCTGCCTGTAACGGATAGTATCCTCAGCCACAAGGGCATCCATCGTCGTTTGCTCTGTGTAGAGCTGCAACGCGCGTGCTTTGTTAAATGGCGGATTTGGATTCTGCTGAACAACGTCACGCACTTGATCTTCAAAATCTTTCATCCCCCCGGTGTGGCAACCGATACAGGAGAGTCCGTTACGGACAGTCGGATCACTCGCAGCCGGATTGGAAACGATACTTATTGGTGCCTCATCAAGTCGTCTGCCGCCGGCATCCGCCAAATAGTACGCCTGCAAACCGTTGGGAAGGTTGAAGATGATTTCACCACCGTCGTGGGTGAAAGAGAGTGGATGCGTAAAGATGTTCTGTGCGCCGACGCTCCCAGCAAAGTCATAACTTTTCCAATACGCGCCATACCGAGAGATGTGGCGTTCAACGACGCGGTTGTGGTTTGAGACACCCGAATCGCTGAAACCCGCACGCCAGACGCGTTTTCCGGCTGCGTTCCGAAGATTTTCAACAACATTTACCTCAAGTCGTGTCTCCAATTCATGATCGGTTTCTGGAAGATTCAAAATGTCGTGATAGAGCGGGGGCAAGGAGGCAGTCGCAAGAAACCAATCCACATGAACAAATGGGACTTCACAGTTCATTACCTCACGTAGATTTGTGAGTTTCTCACGAAGTGCTGTCTGTGTTGGTGCGCTGAACTCGATACTGTACGGATATACCTGTTCAATCTGTGTCCATCGATTACTTCCAATCTCCCATTCGTAGTCTCGGAGGTCAATATAGAAGATGGTTTCTTCCGGGTCAATAGGCTTTGGTATGATAACCTCGCGTCCCCAGGAGAGGCTATTCACGAGTTTAGAGAGTGCCCGCTGATAGGCATGCAGTGCCTCAGTCGTCTCACCGGCATTATAGAGATGGGTGAGTGTGAAATAACGTGCGAAGGTGCGGTCGAATGGAGAAAGCAAGTTGACGTGCCTCTCAATCGCTTCAAGCATCTCCTTGGGTGTAATGAAGGATCCATCTGCTTCGACGGTGTCCTCCCAATTCGGTGCGCCTGCTTGAATCCAATTACCAATCGTCAGAATCGCGGCAGGAGGCAGTTGTGGTTGACCCAACGGCATCCGTTTCGCTGGATCGTTTGTGAGGAGTCGCTTATAGAGTTCGGATTCAATAGGTTTTCCCGGAACGACCGCTCCAGTTTCAAGGAGTGCGGTGTGATCAATGATGATTTCTTCAGTAAATGCGCCGTGCTCTCCATGGCAATTAAGACAACTTTGCTCAAAAATGGCATACGCCTGCTGTGCGAGATTCTGTTGCGCATTAGCATTGTGAAAATTGCCCAGAATGAGGGGCAATAGGGAAACAAATGTCATAAAAATTTTCCAGTTTTTCATGTACTTTCTCCTTGTTCTATCTGAAAAGGGTGTGTTTGTTGGGTTTCGCTCTATCTGCTGACAAAAAAGCGTATTGGCGAGTCGGAGTTTCAGCAACAACAAGACAGACTGCGTTTTTTACCGCTCAACCCAACCTACGGCACTACTGATAGCTGAGGCACAGGAAACTAACGGTCTCCTATGCTACAATTGTTCAAAGTTTAGATGATATGAGTTTACTCAAAGGTATTTGCAACGGCAACTAAATCGAGTACATTCACAACACCATCACCATTAACATCTGGGGTATCTTTACCAAAGGCATTTGCAACGACAACCAAATCGAGAATATTGACGATACCATCGCCGTTGACATCCGCTGGCAGGGAGGTATCTAATCTCGATTCCGATTTCAAATATATCTCGCCATCTAAATCGGGAATAGTATGCAAGCGTTTCTCGGTCACACCGCTCGCAACGCCTGATACCTCTTCTGGGAACTGGATCTGCTGTTCCTTACCAGAACGGTTGTAGACTGCCCAACCATTGGTGAACTCGCGGATAAATAAGCCATCACGATTTTCGTAAAGTTGTGCCTTTTTGCCTATAGGACGACCCAAGTCAACATCCCAGAAGGAATACCAGAATACGCCAGTTTTTGCATCCGCCTCATATATCATATACGCATTAGAATGTGTTAAACACAGCGTCGTGTAAAGGCGGCTTAAGTCGTTATTTGTTGAATCTCTAATATTATAGATTCCAAACGCGTTTATCTGTGGCTCTCTATAATTATTTTCCGCCCATTTCAACATATCTTCATACAATATCAGATGTTCACGACTATATTTTGCATTACTTTGAAATTGTGAGTCTAATTCTATAAAGGCACCATTGACATAGGAAGACCACCTCGGTATTGCCTGTCCATTGGTATTAACGATGATTAGGAAATCCTCAGAAACTGCCGCACGGATCCGCTGGAGTATGATGTCCCTTGCCTGATGTTCTTCTTCTATCGTGTGATCATTATGGAGGCGATGACCATAATTCCAATGATCAAAGAAAATCCCGTCATAAACACCACATTCTGCAACCGCTATAGCCTTTTCAACGACAATATCTTGCACTTCTGGTTTTGTGAAATCTAATAAAAAATCAACAGCTTCACCTTCATCTATATCCTCAGCTAACTCCATAAAATCTATACCCCCATCTATACGCGGATTGCCCCTTTTATCTCGCGTAAAGCCTGGAAAATCCAGTGGAAACTCATCTGAACATTGAGTGAAGTATCCAACCGCCAAGAGAGATATACTATTGGGGTTCAATGATAGCCACGCATCTCGCTTCCGATAATTATCCGCCACACCGC
This portion of the Candidatus Poribacteria bacterium genome encodes:
- a CDS encoding leucine-rich repeat domain-containing protein, producing the protein MKNWKIFMTFVSLLPLILGNFHNANAQQNLAQQAYAIFEQSCLNCHGEHGAFTEEIIIDHTALLETGAVVPGKPIESELYKRLLTNDPAKRMPLGQPQLPPAAILTIGNWIQAGAPNWEDTVEADGSFITPKEMLEAIERHVNLLSPFDRTFARYFTLTHLYNAGETTEALHAYQRALSKLVNSLSWGREVIIPKPIDPEETIFYIDLRDYEWEIGSNRWTQIEQVYPYSIEFSAPTQTALREKLTNLREVMNCEVPFVHVDWFLATASLPPLYHDILNLPETDHELETRLEVNVVENLRNAAGKRVWRAGFSDSGVSNHNRVVERHISRYGAYWKSYDFAGSVGAQNIFTHPLSFTHDGGEIIFNLPNGLQAYYLADAGGRRLDEAPISIVSNPAASDPTVRNGLSCIGCHTGGMKDFEDQVRDVVQQNPNPPFNKARALQLYTEQTTMDALVAEDTIRYRQALEATGDVFGGIEPVQRFYEAFQRPVDAAHAAAAVGLETEAFLKRMRASANLKNLGVLVLENGTMKRDTWTSKFSEIVFALDFPDVAISLDQQTERIPGASVYIPDPNLRAFIEENLGKTPNTPITVEEMTRLHQISPEEKGISDLTGLEFATNLEWLKIEGNQISDLSPLAGLTKLDLLDISANEISDLSPLTGLKNLREVRISHNNISDLSPLAGLPNLKEFDSWGNPLFDLSPLVDLEIIDICGGDLDISTLEGAKNLKELYLLGGGISDVSPVAKLTGLTRLRVAGNPLSDISPLVELTGLKWLELSENRIVDVSPVTKLKNLTWLHVGGNMISDLSPLDGFSEDVTIINHTNPGFPQGGPKIEGPWLWVFVPEADVRSAVVGKLEHPTDDLLEHLDVLAEASGGKVTELKVSTHGATEGNPVGNSVWYSDKIPTTGRNNMAEVLTEEVLAGPFMPGVIYGCIVLYSPRQQEVTLFAGNDGGGKAWLNGTLVHEKLQGTRGADYQHFVPVTLKEGVNVLLVATRTGGNGFWGFNPEAEYIVLNPRVGYAFSQPIIDASDTFTLEIRAEDIYNLAGWQFDMAYDPTVLEAVEINEGDFLKTGGETTFFQRGTVDNRSGKIKGLSAARLGEDGVSGTGTLLSVTFTAKAPGQTQLRLDNFQLASITGKSIDAGPHEVVITVGGEQTTGDVNRDGQVSILDMVLVARYLGKTVPANSDVDLNGDGIVNILDLILVSQNMGESNGLAAPSMLSMDDIHGLDPAIIQAWIEQAQLEDDGSVVFQQGIANLQRLLASLIPEETALLPNYPNPFNPETWIPYHLSNPSKVTITIYDTRGTVIRHLDLGHQREGYYTSQSRAAYWDGRNAVGERVASGIYFYQLQADHLSLLRKMLILK